Proteins from one Lachnospiraceae bacterium KGMB03038 genomic window:
- a CDS encoding amidohydrolase family protein: MSESKLIKCGKMFDGIQDVLQPDMEILVEGNRISAVGKDLACPEGTEVIDLTDCTVTPGMIDAHVHSQYIDWPTRNHDIVYRGAAWKSMCHLYNARESLYRGFTTIRSIGNSTYEARGSLAAREMIDLGLFPGARMVVTPHYMADVGSHGDHSQYLRTNPDLAEAFAKMTPTIGTGVDFFRHAVRNEIKMGADFIKIMINGGFSTPNDTPDDQQLSDEEIKVIIDTAHALGRTVTAHIYNSEQMKKVALMGIDGMEHGSLITEDTARVMEERDIYLVPTFCPYDDIINLNEESLKKKTPQFQQKLRQYSERLKAGRQTIINSKIRLGYGTDFVAVHNAYENGYEYESWLNSGIDPFRALKAATSVNAGILGLEDLIGTIEPGKAADISAWKRDLLTDPKALLDCAFVMKEGTVYPTVKVE; encoded by the coding sequence ATGAGTGAAAGCAAACTGATCAAATGCGGGAAGATGTTTGACGGAATCCAGGATGTACTTCAGCCGGATATGGAGATCCTGGTTGAGGGAAACCGGATCTCTGCCGTGGGGAAAGATCTTGCCTGTCCGGAGGGGACGGAAGTGATCGACCTTACGGACTGTACCGTTACCCCAGGAATGATCGATGCCCATGTCCACAGCCAGTATATTGACTGGCCCACTCGGAATCACGACATCGTTTACCGGGGCGCGGCCTGGAAGAGTATGTGCCATCTGTATAACGCGCGGGAATCTCTATACAGAGGGTTTACGACCATCCGATCCATTGGAAATTCTACCTATGAGGCAAGAGGAAGCCTCGCGGCCAGAGAAATGATCGATCTTGGACTTTTCCCAGGAGCAAGGATGGTGGTTACGCCTCACTATATGGCGGATGTGGGAAGTCACGGAGACCATTCCCAGTATCTTCGGACCAATCCTGACCTTGCGGAAGCGTTTGCGAAAATGACGCCGACGATCGGAACCGGCGTAGACTTCTTCCGCCATGCGGTACGCAATGAGATCAAGATGGGAGCAGATTTCATTAAGATTATGATCAACGGCGGTTTCAGTACGCCGAATGACACGCCGGACGACCAGCAGCTGAGCGATGAGGAAATCAAGGTGATTATCGATACAGCTCATGCTCTCGGACGGACGGTAACCGCCCATATCTATAATTCAGAGCAGATGAAGAAGGTGGCTTTGATGGGGATCGACGGTATGGAGCATGGTTCCCTGATCACGGAAGACACCGCCAGAGTAATGGAAGAACGGGATATTTATCTGGTACCTACTTTCTGCCCTTATGACGATATCATTAACCTGAATGAAGAGTCTTTGAAGAAGAAAACGCCTCAGTTCCAGCAGAAGCTGCGCCAGTATTCGGAGAGATTGAAAGCTGGTCGGCAGACGATCATTAACAGTAAGATCCGGTTAGGCTACGGCACAGATTTCGTAGCGGTACATAACGCTTATGAAAATGGTTATGAATACGAATCCTGGCTGAATTCTGGAATTGATCCGTTCCGTGCGCTGAAAGCCGCAACCAGCGTCAATGCCGGAATTCTTGGACTGGAAGATTTGATCGGGACCATAGAGCCGGGAAAAGCGGCGGACATCTCAGCCTGGAAGAGAGATCTTTTGACAGATCCCAAGGCCCTGCTGGACTGTGCGTTTGTTATGAAAGAAGGAACGGTTTATCCGACGGTGAAGGTAGAGTAG